A region of the Clupea harengus chromosome 7, Ch_v2.0.2, whole genome shotgun sequence genome:
acattgctcctcacccccactacccCTCAACTActcatatggacagccaaactctacccactcactgttctttttctttcactcctaatccagactatcttcgctatgggacgctgctgtagtctctccacccggtctacccgtagaaaccctctgccaattgcacccaccgccaccgcactgccgtacacttactctacctcataccctatgctagcatttatatacaatatataacatcgccaccatcaacatgtttctctgctcctactccccttacccctgtaacagcaaacctttgagcacagtgtatacccactaaactggtcttgtttgtatcatgtatttaccaccggatgtctgtatatatattatgtacaccaaatgcaggatatgtacaacacctgttgtttcccatccccttctgccacacaaccctcacccatccccccttcctatctccacccggccgacctcaagcagatgggtacCCCCTTATGTgtcgtggttctgcttaaggttccttcctgactaacagggagttttttcttgcccgtgttgccaatgtgcttgcactaagggggttcaggctctgggctctgtaaagcgcctagagacaattgtattgttatggcgctatataaataaaattgaattgaattgaattgaaaattgaattTGTTTAATGTGTGAAGAGTGAACACAAGGCATTGATTAATGTTTGTTTCCTGCTTTGCTTTGAGAAGACGGATGCGTGAGGCTTTCCAGACCGACTCTGTTCTTCGCAGTGCGAGGACCGGTTTCTCTGCACAGACGACTCCTTGCCTGCAGGGCTGCGAAGTGTGTTTCCTTTTCGAGCCAGCAGGCTGCGTCTGCTACACATGACAGCAAACCCAACGCCAGACAGACACGTCCCCAGACACCAGGGGACAAGCTCACTCAGAGCCCAGGCCTgcacctcacacaacacaagccAAGCACACTGCAGCCAGACATCACTGTCTTCAGACAACACAGGCAAACCCCAGACATCTAtctcctcacacaacacaacacaagcacactgcaGCCAGATAACTCGGGCAAACCCTGGCCAGGCCTCATTCTGTCTATATTGAGGTGCCGCAGCTGGCTGGGACAGTGGCCCTGAGGCCACCAGGCATCTGCCTAGGCTGCCCAGACTGGTTTCTATGTGCATAACGTAGTGTGGTATTGCCATTCAGTAACGCATTGTCAAATAAGACTGTAATGATCTGACTGGTGCATATCAAATGTGAAAGGTTGGCAGAGAAATATACTGAGAGCATAATCTCTGCTAGCACTGACAAAACCAGTTTTCATGAAACCGTACACTACTGTGtaccaggaaacacacacacacacacaggaaaaagacacagacaacagCACAGCTCAAACTTGCAAATGTCAAAGTATtttataaagagagagagagagagagagagaacaaagacaaACCTGATTGTTTTAGCAGACTGAGAACCGGAATGACTCTTTTTgtcacaataaaaaaacattaaaatgaatcaaataattaaattaataaatcaaGCATTTAAACTCCATTGTTTGAGTGCAATAATAACTTCATCAGAATGTATGCAAAGCAGGACGACATGTATTAAAAGTCTGTTACTCCAGTGCAGAATGTACAAGTCATGTTTTGAGTATGTACAGGTTGAAATGAGCTCTGTCCTCATGCCTCTCCTGgtgcagtccagtccagtccagtccagtccagtgagtccagtccagtccagtccagtccagtccactgCTCCTCTTCAAGTGTTCTTCAGCAAACAagaatccacacacaccagagttcCTCAGTCCTGGCCTGatgtacactaacacacacacacacacacgtttcccaTTCTTTACCTCTTGTTCCAAATGTATCCCATAAACGTACAAAATTTGCAGCGGATATACaagggcatgcacacacacacatatggactcCATACTCTTCACAATCCCCAGAATATCCCCAATCGTCTTGTCCATTTGTCCTCCGGTGAAATTAAAGTAGGGCCAAAGTTTGCcgtgagaaaggagaggaggccaGCCGGTTCATTTCCCACAATCCTCTGCTCTTCCCATGAGTCCTCTCACACAGGTGGCTCCAACTAAACTCCAAACCACTTTCCACAGCGTCAGAGATGTCTGACCCCTCACCtatctgaaatacacacacacacacttcattaacACATACAGGACCATAAACCGTTACAGCATAAAATAAGTGTgacatgagaaacacacacacacacacacacagagggagagagggagaaagaaaacataCAAAAGACGTCCACAGGATCCTGTTCTAAGTCCGCTTACACAGCACATGACCAGGCACGACACGAACTAACTGCAACTCATCTGCACGTGCTAAAGGTCATCTATGCCTGACGCATGaaataagcatacacacactaagGGTGTATGTTcgcattgatgtgtttgtgtgtgtgtgtgtagttgtgtagtaTGAGAAAGCATTCTCTAGACGACACCAGAAATGCGCTagcgacagacgctagcacccatgggttttaccctccttgctagcacaccCGTCTCCCATGCCTGAGGTCGCGGGTTCAAGTCCGGTGCGAGACTGTGCTGGTCTGTACAACTCAGGTTTCACACGCTTATGGTCAGATCACATCATCTCTTACCATAACTCAGAAGTAGTAGGTAGTTGTGTacggttgagtgtgtgtgtgtgtgtgtgtgtgtgtgtgtggttgagtgtgtgtgtgtactcactctaGGGCAGTACTGTGCAGTACTGtattgtgcactgtgtgtgcgtgtgtgtgtgtgtgtgtgtgtgtgtgtgtgtgtgtgtgtgtgtgtactcaccctGGGCCAGTACTGTGCAGTCTACACCAGCCCATCgtagagagagagcgcctgCACTATGGAGGGGTCTGCCCTTGAGCCTTCCTGAAACTCTTGCAGCGTTAGCTTCCCATCTGcgttctgtcacacacacacacacaaacacacacagtaagaggaCATGTGAAGGTCTGATCAGCTGGTATTTCTTGCCATCTGGGATTTTAttgacattacacacacacactgtgctgctgCATCTGAGGGTTATTCCCCAGtctgaccagcagggggagcagtCTCTCTGACCACTTCAGCAAGAGCTTATCAACTCTGCTCTGAtcttcctcactcttcttcctcatgtTGGACTTATTCCTCAATCCTCGCAGAAAATATTTCAGACCAAACAGCACAGAATTCAGACAAAAGTCTTAAAAAACAattgtcttttctccctccatcacccAACGACCTTGGCTTGTCATGTTGCGTGACGCACTATTGATATTGTCGTTTAAAAACGCAAAAGTACTTTTTATCCGATTACTCGAATAATCGATGAAATAATCGATAGAATACTCGATTCCAAAAATATTCGATAGTTGCAGCCCTAATCCCTGTCCTGCAGCTACCTTATCCATCAGGGTGAAGATGCGGTTGACGCGTTTCTCTGGTGTATTCTCCTCCTCTGGCAGCTCCACTGTGTTTCCCTGCAACATGAGAAcagacttcacttcctgtttcacagCCCCTACAATCCCCCATAACCATGCTGAGCACCCaaccctgaggaggaggaggaggaggaggaggaggaggaggaggaggaggaggaagaggctgctGCTCACCACCATCTGGTAGATGGCGTCCACGATGTTCAGCATCTCATCACGAGTGATGTAGCCGTCGTTGTCCAGATCATACAGTTTAAACGCCCCTGTCCAAATCACACACCGACATTTAGTGtgtcagtatgtatgtgtgtctacatgtatatgtgtgcattcgtgtgtgtatgtgtgtctacatgcgggtgtgtgtgtgtctacatgtgggtgtgtgtgtgtgtgtcttcatgtgggTGTGCATCTGCTTACATCTCAGCTTCTCATCCAGGGTTCCACGAGAGGTGACTGACAGGGCCTGAATGAACTCAGAAAACTCAATACGTCCAtcctgcagaggagagagagagagagagagagagagagagagagaaagggagataaggaaatgagagagagagaaatagaggttTAAAACTCCAGTATTCAACCGTTATTACGCCAATAAATGAGatgtggaggaagggagagtaagagatggagagaatgtggggagaaaaagaggggatgaGAAAGAGGGGATGGGAAAGAGGAGATGGGAAAGAACAGATGGAACTCATTCAGATGATAAATAAGAGTGTgagaagatgagggagaggagagtgagagcaacAGATGaggtgaaaggagaggagagagatagagacagtaaTCTGAACAGCCTAATTGAGAAGTGCCACTCTGACCCTCTTTTGTTGGGTGAGAGAAGTGGGGCGTCCGTGTGCAGACAGCCGTGTTCTATTTTAGTTCTGCACCTAGCACTCcctagaggagtgtgtgtgtgtgtgtgtgagagagtgtgtgagagagagagagagtgtgtgggtgtgtgtgttttgtgacagacagaaagagagagagagagtgtgtgtgtgtgtgacagagagagagagagagagtgtgtacgtgtgtgtttgtgacagacagaaagagagagagaaagtgtgtgtgtgtgtgtgtggactcctgCTAGCAGACATCTCCTCCGTCTGTCCTTGTCTCAGACACCCCAAAGCCGGTTCTGGCGTTCTGCTCATCCTCAGTTCTACCCCTCGATTTTGAGTCAttgtagaagagaggagagaggagcaggccGTCGGTGAGCATCTGTGGCCATCATTTTTGCGATGATTTGCACCGTTGGCACTAGTCAGACCCCTGCATTTATACTTTCCACACCCTTTCCACAGACATGCCTGTAAGACCTGCAGCATCTGAAGCTGAAGTTCCTTCACAAACCCTCTGTCTCCTGATGTCTATGGTAAGACCTGCTGCATCTGAAAACCCATCATAAACCCTCTgcagagaggggagtgtgtgtgtgtgttggtgttgatggtgcagagggtagtgtgtgtgagtgtttgtgggttggtgatgatggtgcagagaggagtgtgtgtgtgtgttggtgttgatggtgcagagaggagtgtgtgtgtgttggtgttgatggtgcagagaggagtgtgtgtgtgttggtgttgatggtgcagagaggagtgtgtgtgtgttggtgttgatggtgcagagaggagtgtgtgtgtgtgtgtgtgtgttggtgaagttggtgcagagaggagtgtgtgtgtgttggtgttgatggtgcagagaggagtgtgtgtgtgtgttggtgatgatggtgcagagaggagtgtgtgtgtgttggtgttgatggtgcagagaggagtgtgtgtgtgttggtgttgatggtgcagagaggagtgtgtgtgtgttggtgttgatggtgcagagagaagtgtgtgtgtgtgtgttggtgaagttggtgcagagaggagtgtgtgtgtgttggtgatgatggtgcagagaggagtgtgtgtgtgtgttggtgatgatggtgcagagaggagtgtgtgtgtttgttggtgatgatggtgcatttacatttacattttacatttagtcatttagcagacgcttttatccaaagcgacttacatatgtgcgacttacaatgtatacacgttttacagttacactgatggcacactgcacatcaggagcaattaggggttcagtgccttgctcaaggacacttcgacagggaatcgaactagcaaccttctgattactaaacgacttctttacctcctgtaccactgccgccgcagagaggagtgtgtgtgtgtgggttcgcTCCGCTCTACCGTTTCCGTGTAAACGCAGATTTTTCTTAACACAGTTCCGTGTGAACGcgataaaaaaaggtaccggatccaaaagaaattccggattcaggcaatccaggctccgtgtaaacgTAGCCTTAATCACATCCAGATCAGCCAGATAACACAACAGCCCTCTTCAGTGAATAACGAATGACTAGAACAGGCTTTCAATAAACAATGTGAACTATCCgctacacacacttatatgtgtgtgaactatcccccacacacacttatatgtgtgtgaactatcccctacacacactcatatttgtGATGTGACCCCTACACACTCTAAGGGGAAAGCTGCAACCCCTGgacacactcatgtgtgtgatgtgagccCTACACACTCTTAAGGGGAAAGCTGCAACCCCTGGACACACTCATGTGAGTGGGCTGCTGTACCTTGTTCTCATCGAACACGTTGAAGACGAAGGAGGCGAACTTGGTCGGGTCTCCGAAGGGGAAGAACTGCTTGTAGATCTTCTGGAAGCCAGCAGCGTCCAGCTGACCACTGGGACAGTCTTTGATGAAGCCTCGGTACCTGAGGAGACAGAACagcatgtttaacacacacacacacacacacacacacacacacgtcgaaAGCATTCAAAAGCATGAGGAAACCTACCTAAATCAATAAACTAGATCTCAATTACAGTTTTATTACAATTGGTTTGACACTTGTGTCAGTGCAGAgttcactttttcaaaacactaacaCATTCAAACTACAACAAAACTTACACATTAAACTACAACAAATCAGATACTCTATTCAAAAGATTTAACTTTCATCTAACTTACACTTTTTGAAGATTCAaagcaagggagaatgttgtggTACTGTTAAAAATTAAAATTTCACACCAAATTCAGAGGACACCATGaatcaccattattgctgcAGAAGCCCTCTAGTGGTCGTctgtgttgtttcacttactgaaCTGGAAATAGAAAGCATCACACTCTGTTTGATAGACTGTCTGCACACTCACTGTGTTGCACTACAggacacctcaaaaatgtagcATAGGGCCATTATGAAGCATACAGCAGTTTTTTTCAAATTAACTGTATTTGTTTGGTATTAAAATATGTACTGTAAAGTATAATGTACAATATGTACGTTTCTTTGACGATACACCAAATACAGACAAATGGGTttcaatgcttcaagttgtttgtttttattagtTCATTGTATGCGACAAAGAAGTCTGAAGTATTTTGGTGGTTTTTGTACGAAAGTCCTGATGCCCTCAGGAAAGCACACTGTgtaaagagttttgaaaaagtggacatggtattgagacaattgaaagaagtgtgaaaatgatagtaaaacaaaactaaagcaGATCAAGGTGTCCTCTGCACTCTTTACACAAAGAGACGCTGTAGGGTTTTGTGGCAGTCTTAATAGTTGTAAGATGAGTCCGATGCCATGATTGCGGTtctggactgtgtgtttgtgtgcaagagtgtgattatgtgtgagtctttgtacgcgagtgtgtgtgtgtgtgcattattcaGGAGTAAATCTGTCAGGCTGGGTTGGCCGCCCCACAGTGGCATAAGAGCTCCATTAAACAGACATCATTAGGAAATCAGCAGGAAATCAATGGGAGAGACCTGTTGCTCTCAGGCACTCGCTGTCACAGCTACTCATGTGGGAAATAtggctctcttctctcacacacacacacacacacacctccacacagatAGTAACAGAGCGAGGAGGAGCCACAGGGATAAATGAGAGGGAACACAGAAAGAGGAGCGGGAATAAAGAGATGagcaaagagagatggagagagggtgggcATACATGAGGAAACAGaggcaaaggagagagaaagagagagagagaagaggatgagcaGTGAAagtagagaaagtgagagtagggagagaaagagagagggaatgagagtaaggagagagagagagagagaagaggatgaacattgagagtagagagagaaaatgagagtaaggagagaaagaaagatagagagaatgagagtaaggagggagagagagaggtgcagtgTTACTGTCGTCAGCTCCCAACctctgacaggtgtgtgaggtgtggaaGTGACACTTTACTACGGGGAATCCCTGCataagaatgacacacacacacacacacacacacacacacacacacacaaacacacacaaacacactcacacacacatgcacacacacacacacatacacatacacacgcacacacacacacatacacgctctctcacacacacacactgtgctgctgcagctgaggGTTATTCCCCAGTCTGGCCAGTAGGGGGAGCAGTCTGTCTGAACCACTTGAGCAAGAGCTAATCAACTTAGTATCATAGTGGCGCTAGTGAAAAAAGTGAGAACGTTAtaaaagaggtagagagagacagaaaagagagtgggagagacagagagagatgtcaaGCTTTAACTGTATGGCAGCTTCTGTGATGTCTGGGCGTCCTGCCTCTCTAATTATCTGCCATCTGGCATTTCTCCTCATGCTGGAGTCTcttttcatcctcctctccacacttctctctctccctccatcccttcatttctccatgtctgtt
Encoded here:
- the LOC105894884 gene encoding neuronal calcium sensor 1-like, which translates into the protein MGEVHSKLKPEVVEELTRKTYFTEKEVQQWYRGFIKDCPSGQLDAAGFQKIYKQFFPFGDPTKFASFVFNVFDENKDGRIEFSEFIQALSVTSRGTLDEKLRWAFKLYDLDNDGYITRDEMLNIVDAIYQMVGNTVELPEEENTPEKRVNRIFTLMDKNADGKLTLQEFQEGSRADPSIVQALSLYDGLV